The nucleotide sequence ATGTATTAACCAACCAAATATTGGAAACAATGGTTGATACAAATGATGAATGGATTACAACTAGAACAGGAATTAAGGAGCGAAGAATCCTTAAAGATGAAGGTAAAGGAACTTCTTTTTTAGCTATTAAAGCAGCAGAAGATTTAATAAGCAAAAAAGGAATTGATCCAAAAGATATAGAACTTGTAATAGTTGCAACTGCAACTCCCGATATGAAGGCAGCATCCACAGCTGCTTATACAGCCACACAAATTGGAGCCATAAATGCCTTTTCTTTTGATTTAGAAGCAGCCTGCTCAAGTTTTTTATTTGGAATGTCGACAGCCGCTAAATATATTGAATCAGGAAGATATAAAAATGTATTACTAATAGGCGCAGATAAAAATTCATCATTTATTAATTATGAAGATAGAGCTACTTGCATCATTTTTGGTGATGGAGCAGGAGCTGTATTATTTGAACCGAATGAAGAAAATTTAGGACTTCAAGACGAATACCTTAGAAGTGATGGCTCGGGAAGAGAGTTTTTGCAGGCAACATATGGAGGTTCGTCATATCCTATAACTCAAGAAGCTTTTAATGATGGGAAACACTATGTGTTTCAAGATGGAAAAACGGTATTTAAAAATGCTGTATTTAATATGGCAGATGTAGCAGTAAAAATATTAGAACGCAATAACCTAATAAAAGATGATATTGCATGGTTAGCTGCTCATCAAGCTAATAAACGTATTATTGATGCTACTGCCAATAGAATAGAACTAGACAAAGATAAAGTAATGATGAATATTGAGAAGTATGGCAATACTACATCAGCTACGCTTCCGTTATTATTACACGACTACGAATCGCAACTTAAAAAAGGAGATAATATAATTTTTGCTGCCTTTGGAGGCGGATTTACTTGGGGTTCCATTTATTTGAAATGGGCATATAATTCTTAACAACACTAACTAAACTAAAATAGCTAAATTATGGATTTAAAAGAGATTCAAAACCTAATCAAGTTTGTTGCCAAATCAGGTGCAAGTGAGGTTAAACTTGAAATGGATGATATTAAAATTACCATTAAAACAGGATCAGATTCTGAAACCACAATATTACAGCAAGTTCCAGTTCAAGCGCAAATGACGCAAGCCATTGCTCCAGCTGCAACTTCGGCACCTGTACAAGATGCTCCACAAGCTGTAGCAACAGAAGATAACTCAAAATATATTACAATTAAATCACCAATCATAGGAACTTTCTATAGAAAACCTTCACCAGATAAACCATTATTTGTTGAGGTAGGACAAACTATCGCTGAAGGGGATGTACTTTGCATTATTGAGGCAATGAAACTATTCAATGAGATAGAGTCTGAAGTTTCAGGTAAAATAGTAAAAATATTAGTTGATGATTCTTCTCCAGTAGAATTTGACCAACCATTATTTTTGGTTGACCCATCTTAATTTTAGATTATTAGATCCCTTGATTGTTAGATGTATGCTATTCTAATAATCGAATAATCGAATAATCCAATTGTCTAATTATCTAATTCGAAAAAGATGTTTAAAAAAATATTAGTAGCCAATAGAGGGGAAATAGCACTACGTGTTATTAGAACCTGTAAAGAAATGGGAATTAAAACAGTTGCAGTATATTCTACAGCTGATGCCGAAAGTCTTCACGTAAAGTTTGCAGATGAAGCTGTTTGTATTGGTCCTGCACCAAGTAGCGAGTCTTATTTAAAAATGTCTAATATTATTGCTGCTGCAGAGATTACTAATGCCGATGCAATACACCCTGGATATGGATTCTTATCTGAAAATGCTAAGTTTTCAAAAATTTGTGGTGAACATGATATTAAATTCATTGGTGCATCTCCTGAAATGATTGATAGAATGGGAGACAAAGCAAATGCAAAAGCGACTATGAAAGCTGCTGGAGTACCATGTGTTCCTGGAAGCGAAGGTGTTATAGAAACTTTTGAAGAATGTATTAAAACAGCTGAAGAAACAGGATATCCTGTAATGCTTAAAGCGTCTGCTGGTGGTGGTGGAAAAGGGATGCGTGCTGTATGGAAACCAGAAAACTTGAAAGAAGCTTGGGAGTCTGCAAGGCAAGAGTCTAAAGCAGCTTTTGGTAATGATGATATGTATATGGAAAAGCTCATTGAAGAGCCTAGACATATTGAAATTCAAATTGTTGGAGACTCTAGAGGAGTAGCTTGTCATTTATCAGAAAGAGACTGCTCGATTCAACGACGTCATCAAAAATTAACAGAAGAAGTACCTTCTCCATTTATGACTAATGCTTTGCGTAAAAAAATGGGAGAAGCAGCAGTAAAAGCAGCAGAATACATTAAATACGAAGGAGCAGGAACCGTTGAGTTTCTAGTGGATAAGCATAGAAATTTCTATTTTATGGAAATGAATACACGTATTCAAGTAGAGCACCCAATTACCGAACAGGTAATTGATTTCGATTTGATTCGTGAACAAATATTGGTTGCTGCAGGTGTGCCAATTTCTGGGAAACATTATACGCCTAATTTACATTCAATCGAATGTAGGATTAATGCAGAAGATCCTTTTAATGATTTTAGACCGTCACCAGGAAAAATCACAACACTGCATTCTCCAGGTGGTCATGGAGTCCGCTTAGACACTCACGTATATGCAGGATATTCAATACCGCCAAATTACGATTCGATGATAGCTAAGTTAATTACAACAGCTCAAACCCGTGAAGAAGCAATAAACAAAATGAAGCGTGCTTTAGACGAATTTGTAATTGAAGGTATAAAGACTACAATTCCATTCCATAGACAATTAATGGATCATCCAGATTATTTAGCAGGAAATTATACCACTAAATTCATGGAAGATTTTAAAATGGATGAGCAGTATAAAGATTAAGTAAAAAAAACTCCGAAATTAATTTCGGAGTTTTTTTATGGCTTATTTTTAAGTTGTACATTTATCTCATGACTAAAAAAAGAAAATTAAAAACAAACGAGATGCCTTGGGTATTAATTCCGGGGCTTTAGCTTCCTTTTTCGTTTACTTCAAACTTTAAATTCTTTTTTCAACTTTTAAATTTCTTTTAATGAATAATATTATTGTATTAGGCGCTGGTATGGTGGGCAGTGCCATGGCTATAGATATAGCAAAAACACACAAGGTTACCTTAACAGATGTTAATGTACATGCTTTAGAAAAGGTAAAACAAAAATCTACAGATCTTGATTTTTTATTATTAGATGTAACTGATAAGCAAACCCTTAAATCAATGATTAAAGATTTTGATTTGGTAATTTGCGCAGTTCCTGGATTTCTTGGGTTTGAAACACTTAAAGCTATTATTGAAGCAGAAAAGAATGTTATAGATATTTCTTTTTTCCCTGAAAACTCTTTGGAATTAGATGCTTTAGCTAAAGAAAAGAATGTTACTGCAATTGTAGATTGTGGAGTAGCTCCAGGAATGGATAACGTTATTCTTGGGTATTATAATGAAAAAATGAAG is from Pontimicrobium sp. SW4 and encodes:
- a CDS encoding beta-ketoacyl-ACP synthase III: MSKITAAITAVGAYVPEYVLTNQILETMVDTNDEWITTRTGIKERRILKDEGKGTSFLAIKAAEDLISKKGIDPKDIELVIVATATPDMKAASTAAYTATQIGAINAFSFDLEAACSSFLFGMSTAAKYIESGRYKNVLLIGADKNSSFINYEDRATCIIFGDGAGAVLFEPNEENLGLQDEYLRSDGSGREFLQATYGGSSYPITQEAFNDGKHYVFQDGKTVFKNAVFNMADVAVKILERNNLIKDDIAWLAAHQANKRIIDATANRIELDKDKVMMNIEKYGNTTSATLPLLLHDYESQLKKGDNIIFAAFGGGFTWGSIYLKWAYNS
- the accB gene encoding acetyl-CoA carboxylase biotin carboxyl carrier protein translates to MDLKEIQNLIKFVAKSGASEVKLEMDDIKITIKTGSDSETTILQQVPVQAQMTQAIAPAATSAPVQDAPQAVATEDNSKYITIKSPIIGTFYRKPSPDKPLFVEVGQTIAEGDVLCIIEAMKLFNEIESEVSGKIVKILVDDSSPVEFDQPLFLVDPS
- the accC gene encoding acetyl-CoA carboxylase biotin carboxylase subunit; protein product: MFKKILVANRGEIALRVIRTCKEMGIKTVAVYSTADAESLHVKFADEAVCIGPAPSSESYLKMSNIIAAAEITNADAIHPGYGFLSENAKFSKICGEHDIKFIGASPEMIDRMGDKANAKATMKAAGVPCVPGSEGVIETFEECIKTAEETGYPVMLKASAGGGGKGMRAVWKPENLKEAWESARQESKAAFGNDDMYMEKLIEEPRHIEIQIVGDSRGVACHLSERDCSIQRRHQKLTEEVPSPFMTNALRKKMGEAAVKAAEYIKYEGAGTVEFLVDKHRNFYFMEMNTRIQVEHPITEQVIDFDLIREQILVAAGVPISGKHYTPNLHSIECRINAEDPFNDFRPSPGKITTLHSPGGHGVRLDTHVYAGYSIPPNYDSMIAKLITTAQTREEAINKMKRALDEFVIEGIKTTIPFHRQLMDHPDYLAGNYTTKFMEDFKMDEQYKD